From one Aggregicoccus sp. 17bor-14 genomic stretch:
- a CDS encoding squalene/phytoene synthase family protein — protein sequence MRRVRQGFRRAKAVTRAHAKSFFFASYLLFGLRRKAAFALYAFCRRLDDMVDEGDGVDLPERLARARQRVAEVYLPLPELAAPTLESPAQRLVSAQAQSPWDAGELAALEYCIRHYRIPEQPFQDLISGMEMDLTRSRYASWEELELYCYRVAGVVGLMLTPVLGCADPEASRPAADLGLAMQLTNILRDVREDLERGRVYLPQDELAHFGLSEEDLQAGRVDERWRAFMRHQVARARGLYARAARGVPLLTGAGSRPMVRLMGALYGDILRDIERRDYDVFSARAHTTGSRKLALAAGTLLAPRSALPEAALPAPLLPSGGAP from the coding sequence ATGCGCCGGGTGCGCCAGGGCTTCCGCCGCGCGAAGGCGGTGACGCGCGCGCACGCGAAGAGCTTCTTCTTCGCGAGCTATCTGCTCTTCGGCCTGCGCCGCAAGGCGGCCTTCGCGCTCTACGCCTTCTGCCGCCGGCTCGACGACATGGTGGACGAGGGGGACGGGGTGGACCTGCCCGAGCGCCTCGCCCGCGCGCGCCAGCGCGTGGCCGAGGTGTACCTGCCCTTGCCCGAGCTCGCCGCGCCCACGCTGGAGAGCCCCGCGCAGCGGCTCGTGTCCGCCCAGGCGCAGAGCCCCTGGGACGCAGGGGAGCTCGCCGCGCTCGAGTACTGCATCCGCCACTACCGCATCCCCGAGCAGCCCTTCCAGGACCTCATCTCCGGCATGGAGATGGACCTCACCCGCTCGCGCTACGCCTCGTGGGAGGAGCTGGAGCTGTACTGCTACCGGGTGGCCGGGGTGGTGGGGCTGATGCTCACCCCGGTGCTGGGCTGCGCGGACCCCGAGGCCTCGCGCCCCGCCGCGGACCTGGGGCTCGCGATGCAGCTGACCAACATCCTGCGCGACGTGCGCGAGGACCTCGAGCGCGGCCGCGTGTACCTGCCCCAGGACGAGCTCGCGCACTTCGGCCTGAGCGAGGAGGACCTGCAGGCGGGCCGGGTGGACGAGCGCTGGCGCGCCTTCATGCGCCACCAGGTCGCGCGCGCCCGCGGCCTCTACGCGCGCGCCGCCCGCGGCGTGCCCCTGCTCACTGGCGCGGGCAGCCGCCCCATGGTGCGGCTGATGGGCGCGCTGTACGGGGACATCCTGCGCGACATCGAGCGGCGCGACTACGACGTCTTCTCCGCGCGCGCCCACACCACGGGCTCGCGCAAGCTCGCGCTCGCGGCGGGCACGCTGCTCGCCCCGCGCTCGGCCCTGCCCGAGGCCGCGCTGCCCGCGCCGCTGCTGCCCTCCGGAGGTGCGCCGTGA